Proteins encoded together in one Peribacillus asahii window:
- a CDS encoding carbonic anhydrase encodes MKGRKLSFTLLTTFISLSLAGCSSGVTESTKEEKLQKEESTETSTTVHHETDWSYKGETGPEHWGELDPLNSACINGKEQSPINVETSQIKADKQLEKLEINYISSEFSLENNGHTIQGNPATSDNFIVLNNNKYTLAQFHFHTPSEHQFNGQNFDMELHLVHKDDKNQLAVVGLMIKEGKANEVLEQAWKALPQEKTTEAKKLANPINLTEILPKDQQSFRYNGSLTTPPCSENVNWIILEQPIEMSKEQIEAFRKIFPDNHRPVQPLNEREIRKS; translated from the coding sequence ATGAAAGGTCGTAAATTAAGCTTTACCCTGTTAACAACTTTTATTTCTCTATCATTAGCTGGTTGTTCTTCAGGAGTAACCGAATCAACCAAGGAAGAAAAGCTTCAAAAAGAAGAATCCACAGAAACGTCAACAACTGTACATCATGAAACGGATTGGTCTTACAAAGGAGAAACAGGACCAGAACATTGGGGTGAGTTAGATCCTCTAAACTCTGCATGTATAAACGGGAAGGAACAATCCCCTATCAATGTTGAGACATCCCAAATTAAAGCAGATAAACAACTTGAAAAACTAGAAATCAACTACATATCCTCTGAATTTTCCCTAGAAAACAATGGACATACTATTCAAGGGAACCCTGCAACATCAGATAACTTCATTGTTCTAAACAATAATAAGTATACATTAGCTCAATTTCATTTTCATACACCAAGCGAACATCAATTTAATGGACAAAACTTTGATATGGAATTACATCTCGTACATAAAGATGACAAGAATCAATTAGCCGTAGTAGGGCTAATGATTAAGGAAGGCAAAGCAAATGAGGTTCTTGAACAAGCTTGGAAAGCTCTCCCTCAAGAAAAAACAACTGAAGCGAAGAAACTAGCTAATCCGATAAACTTAACGGAGATTCTTCCAAAGGATCAACAATCATTTAGATATAATGGTTCATTAACGACTCCCCCGTGTTCTGAAAACGTTAATTGGATTATATTAGAGCAGCCAATTGAAATGTCTAAAGAACAAATCGAGGCATTTCGTAAAATCTTTCCAGATAATCATCGTCCTGTCCAACCATTAAATGAACGTGAAATTAGGAAGAGTTAA
- a CDS encoding isoprenylcysteine carboxyl methyltransferase family protein → MLFPILLSFVVGQRFIELIIAKRNEKQLKNSGAIEFGADHYPWIVLLHIGFFTVLLSEVLLLDRELSSLWPIWLLLFTLAQIGRIWVISSLGKHWNTKIIVLPSADVVIKGPYKFMKHPNYVIVATEILVLSLLFNAYFTAIIFSLLNLWMMRVRIPIEERALQEHTAYLSVFKQK, encoded by the coding sequence ATGTTATTTCCGATTTTACTTAGTTTTGTTGTTGGACAACGGTTCATCGAACTAATTATTGCAAAACGAAATGAAAAACAGTTAAAAAACAGCGGTGCGATTGAGTTTGGGGCGGACCATTATCCATGGATTGTCTTACTTCATATTGGTTTCTTTACAGTGTTGCTGAGTGAAGTGCTTCTATTAGATCGTGAGTTATCTTCTTTATGGCCAATTTGGTTGTTGTTGTTTACACTTGCTCAAATAGGACGAATATGGGTGATAAGCTCTTTAGGGAAACATTGGAATACGAAGATTATTGTCTTACCATCAGCTGATGTCGTTATTAAAGGACCCTATAAATTTATGAAGCATCCGAACTATGTTATTGTGGCTACCGAAATTCTTGTGTTATCGCTGTTGTTTAATGCTTACTTCACAGCCATTATTTTTTCATTATTAAATCTTTGGATGATGAGGGTGCGAATTCCAATAGAGGAGCGGGCTTTGCAGGAACATACAGCATATCTTTCTGTATTTAAGCAAAAATAA
- a CDS encoding 5'-3' exonuclease, whose protein sequence is MLGNENEQCPTFLLVDGMALLFRAFYGTAVTGQFMINSKGVPTNAVQGFLKHMLTATNHFKPSHVAVCWDMGSHTFRNELFDGYKANRSDAPVEMIPQFDLAKEVVQAFDIPNIGLAGFEADDCIGTIAKASAKDSRVGILTGDQDMLQLLDEHISVVLLKKGFGNYDVHNPHSFYEWKGIKPRQMIDLKALMGDTADNYPGVKGIGEKTALKLLMEYESIEGILENLSSLTKGQRAKIEAELEMLHLSRKLAEIKCDVPISCSLDEAYFQYDDEKVRYMLETHEFRSVLRML, encoded by the coding sequence ATGTTAGGAAATGAAAATGAACAGTGTCCAACTTTTCTACTTGTAGACGGGATGGCGCTTTTATTTAGAGCTTTTTATGGAACAGCTGTTACAGGACAGTTTATGATTAATTCAAAAGGTGTACCGACCAATGCAGTGCAAGGGTTTTTAAAGCATATGCTAACGGCAACTAATCATTTTAAGCCAAGCCATGTGGCGGTTTGTTGGGATATGGGCAGTCATACGTTTCGAAATGAACTGTTTGATGGGTATAAGGCGAATCGTTCGGATGCACCAGTGGAAATGATTCCACAGTTTGATTTAGCGAAGGAAGTAGTTCAAGCCTTTGATATTCCGAATATTGGACTAGCCGGTTTTGAAGCGGATGATTGTATTGGAACGATTGCGAAGGCGTCAGCTAAGGATAGTCGTGTAGGCATCTTAACGGGAGATCAAGATATGCTGCAGCTGTTAGATGAGCATATTTCTGTTGTGTTATTGAAAAAAGGCTTTGGTAATTATGATGTGCATAATCCTCATAGTTTTTATGAATGGAAAGGGATTAAGCCGAGGCAAATGATTGATTTAAAAGCGTTAATGGGCGATACAGCAGATAACTATCCAGGTGTAAAAGGAATTGGTGAAAAAACAGCGTTAAAATTATTAATGGAGTATGAAAGTATCGAAGGAATTTTAGAAAATTTATCTTCATTAACGAAGGGGCAGCGGGCGAAAATTGAAGCAGAGCTTGAGATGCTTCATTTATCCCGAAAGCTTGCTGAAATTAAATGTGATGTACCAATTTCTTGCTCGCTTGATGAGGCGTATTTTCAATATGATGACGAAAAGGTACGGTATATGCTAGAGACGCATGAATTTCGATCGGTTTTACGTATGTTATAA
- a CDS encoding dynamin family protein: MIQQTLEQQSKIGVLTALYEKFQSAGDVSNADKMKQLIMKCNQDEFVLAFCGHFSAGKSSMINFLLQDQVLPSSPIPTSANTVKVQKGENYAKVFYHDQPPVLFPAPYDFKEVKKFAKDGDSVSAITISSSEFPLPESCVIMDTPGIDSTDDAHRVSTESALHLADVVFYVMDYNHVQSEVNFLFTKELIEANKPTYLIINMIDKHDEKELSFEGFQRSVTEAFANWNVFPSGIFYTSVRDLDLEANQIETVRQFIYEMAEKGEASGTDTVMQSAHVLIEKHLTWLEEQFEEEHEKEFTLLAELPDDERAQMTEQVESLQQEKRDILARINHVKERFTDDLEEILKNAYLMPAPTRDLATAFLESTQPDFKVGMLFAKKKTMAEKEERLGAFLADIQEKVKIQLEWHIKEMAVKVLADAEVHDANLESEAQSLSISIMEEFLRGSLKPQASMTGEYVLNYTNDLANSIKKEARGVADQFLADLLAAMKKKADNKLRQLSTELEQYADFERALNASAALGDKVTKEQKELQDIAHATSDVFDNLAVDTLVNQWLEEERNVTVKMMEIGNHEVRDGAGASILAEMEASAGTDVKEASVVKGDLRGKEKLLETATSLQEAAQLIQPLKGFQSLYKELTDKASRLEQQTFTVALFGAFSAGKSSFANALMGEKVLPVSPNPTTAAINKIMASNAEHSHGTATVQLKTEAMLLEDVSLALNAFGKQAKTLDEAYQFAGEIVAKADEQETGKTYLSFLRAFHQGLPPYKEQLGTVITVDLDGFKSFAAEESKSCLVDLIELYYDCAMTKQGMVLVDTPGADSINARHTGAAFEYIKNSDAILFVTYYNHPFSKADREFLIQLGRVKDSFAMDKMFFIVNAVDLAETTEELEDVIEYVKDQLNGFGIRFPKLFPLTSKGALSEKLEPGSFHHAFLPNSGISTFQSRFDDFIEHDLTDLAIESAEAAVIRAEELLADVIAASKQDEQAKLRALETLNEESQAIADILAVIPSEAEKKRLKKEVDELTFYSKQRVFLRFTDFFKESFNPAVIKDDGQDLKVVLKQALQSLLESLGFDLSQEMRATALRSEVFVNKLLKEKQVSLLQQIQDVRKTISLQSYEAAGRDIPEFKRAFEDLTEAEFKKELALFKNPKAFFEKNEKVHMSNAIQARLDQPALDYVQFQGGRMFEAYTAMLEEELAAIQQAYQREIADIFAGLRSALEEKVDIPYYEEVLAKMKRKHS, translated from the coding sequence ATGATTCAACAAACATTAGAGCAACAGTCAAAAATAGGAGTTTTGACCGCACTATATGAAAAGTTTCAGTCGGCTGGGGATGTAAGTAATGCCGATAAAATGAAGCAGTTAATAATGAAATGTAATCAAGATGAGTTTGTCCTCGCATTTTGCGGTCACTTTTCAGCCGGAAAATCAAGCATGATTAACTTTTTATTACAAGATCAAGTGTTGCCATCGAGTCCGATTCCAACAAGCGCGAATACAGTTAAGGTGCAAAAAGGGGAGAACTATGCGAAAGTATTCTACCATGATCAGCCGCCTGTCTTATTTCCAGCGCCGTATGATTTTAAGGAAGTAAAGAAATTTGCTAAAGATGGTGACTCTGTCTCAGCGATTACGATTAGTTCAAGTGAATTTCCATTGCCAGAATCTTGTGTCATTATGGACACACCTGGGATTGATTCTACGGATGATGCACACCGGGTTTCGACAGAGTCGGCTCTGCATTTAGCAGATGTTGTGTTTTATGTGATGGATTACAATCATGTTCAATCGGAAGTGAATTTTCTATTTACAAAGGAACTAATTGAAGCAAATAAACCAACGTACTTAATTATTAATATGATTGATAAGCACGATGAGAAAGAACTCAGCTTTGAAGGCTTTCAGCGTTCCGTAACGGAAGCATTCGCAAACTGGAATGTATTCCCAAGTGGTATTTTCTATACATCTGTAAGGGATTTAGATTTAGAAGCGAACCAAATTGAAACGGTACGTCAATTTATTTATGAGATGGCTGAGAAAGGTGAAGCCAGTGGTACAGACACAGTTATGCAGTCTGCCCATGTTTTAATCGAGAAGCATCTTACTTGGTTAGAGGAACAATTTGAGGAAGAGCATGAGAAAGAGTTTACATTATTAGCAGAATTACCGGATGATGAACGAGCGCAAATGACGGAGCAAGTGGAAAGTCTTCAACAAGAAAAGCGTGACATTCTTGCACGAATCAATCATGTGAAAGAACGATTTACGGATGATTTAGAAGAGATTTTGAAAAATGCTTATCTAATGCCAGCTCCTACGCGTGATTTAGCGACAGCCTTTTTAGAATCCACACAGCCTGATTTCAAAGTAGGCATGCTGTTTGCTAAAAAGAAAACAATGGCTGAGAAAGAGGAGCGATTAGGTGCTTTTCTTGCTGATATTCAAGAAAAGGTGAAGATTCAACTGGAATGGCATATTAAAGAAATGGCCGTTAAAGTCCTTGCAGATGCTGAGGTTCATGATGCGAACTTAGAAAGTGAGGCACAATCGCTTTCGATTTCCATTATGGAGGAGTTTTTAAGAGGCTCTTTAAAACCGCAAGCTAGTATGACCGGAGAGTATGTGCTGAATTATACAAATGACTTGGCGAACTCTATAAAGAAAGAAGCACGTGGAGTAGCGGATCAATTTTTAGCAGATTTATTAGCTGCTATGAAGAAGAAAGCGGATAATAAATTACGTCAGCTATCTACTGAACTTGAGCAGTATGCTGATTTTGAAAGAGCATTAAATGCTTCCGCCGCCTTAGGTGATAAAGTAACAAAAGAACAAAAAGAGCTGCAAGATATTGCACATGCAACTTCTGATGTATTCGACAATCTAGCTGTTGACACATTAGTGAATCAATGGCTAGAAGAGGAACGAAATGTGACTGTGAAGATGATGGAAATAGGAAATCACGAAGTACGTGATGGAGCTGGTGCTTCTATTCTTGCAGAAATGGAAGCAAGTGCTGGTACAGACGTGAAGGAAGCATCGGTTGTTAAAGGCGATTTACGCGGAAAAGAAAAACTTCTTGAAACGGCAACAAGTTTACAAGAAGCCGCCCAACTGATTCAGCCTTTAAAAGGATTCCAATCTTTATACAAAGAATTAACAGACAAAGCCAGTCGCCTAGAGCAGCAAACATTTACCGTTGCTTTATTCGGGGCTTTTAGTGCAGGGAAATCCTCCTTCGCTAATGCGTTAATGGGCGAAAAAGTATTGCCTGTTTCACCGAATCCGACGACAGCTGCTATCAATAAAATTATGGCGTCAAATGCGGAGCATTCACACGGTACTGCAACTGTTCAATTAAAAACAGAAGCGATGTTACTCGAAGATGTATCACTTGCGCTAAATGCTTTTGGAAAGCAGGCAAAAACACTGGATGAAGCGTATCAATTTGCGGGTGAGATTGTTGCGAAAGCAGATGAACAGGAAACAGGTAAAACGTATCTTTCTTTCTTAAGAGCGTTTCATCAAGGGTTACCTCCTTACAAAGAGCAGCTTGGTACAGTTATTACAGTAGATTTAGATGGCTTTAAAAGCTTTGCGGCTGAGGAATCGAAGTCTTGTCTTGTTGATTTAATTGAACTGTATTATGATTGCGCCATGACGAAGCAAGGAATGGTATTAGTTGATACACCGGGAGCCGATTCCATTAATGCTCGTCATACAGGAGCGGCCTTTGAATATATTAAAAATTCGGATGCCATTTTATTTGTGACGTATTATAATCATCCATTCTCGAAAGCGGACCGTGAGTTTTTAATTCAGCTTGGTCGTGTTAAAGATTCCTTTGCGATGGATAAAATGTTCTTTATCGTTAATGCGGTAGATTTGGCGGAAACGACAGAAGAATTAGAGGACGTAATCGAATATGTGAAAGACCAATTAAATGGCTTTGGTATTCGCTTCCCGAAATTATTCCCGTTAACGAGTAAAGGGGCGCTTTCAGAAAAGCTTGAGCCAGGTTCCTTCCATCACGCATTCTTGCCGAATAGTGGAATTAGTACGTTCCAATCACGTTTCGATGACTTTATTGAACATGATTTAACGGACCTTGCGATTGAGTCAGCAGAAGCGGCCGTCATTCGCGCAGAAGAACTATTAGCGGATGTAATTGCTGCTTCTAAACAAGATGAGCAAGCGAAATTGCGTGCATTAGAAACGTTGAACGAGGAAAGTCAAGCGATTGCTGACATACTTGCGGTGATTCCGAGCGAAGCAGAGAAAAAACGATTGAAAAAAGAAGTGGATGAACTAACTTTCTATAGTAAGCAGCGTGTCTTTTTACGTTTTACGGATTTCTTTAAAGAATCCTTTAACCCAGCTGTTATTAAAGACGATGGGCAGGACTTAAAGGTTGTATTGAAGCAAGCGCTACAAAGTTTACTAGAATCATTAGGCTTTGACCTTTCCCAGGAAATGAGAGCGACGGCTTTGCGTTCAGAAGTATTTGTTAATAAGTTATTAAAAGAAAAGCAAGTGTCACTGTTACAGCAAATTCAAGATGTTAGAAAGACCATTTCTTTGCAGTCTTATGAAGCGGCAGGACGGGATATTCCTGAATTCAAGCGGGCCTTTGAAGACCTAACAGAAGCGGAATTCAAAAAAGAGTTAGCTCTTTTTAAGAATCCAAAGGCCTTCTTTGAAAAAAATGAAAAAGTGCATATGAGCAATGCTATTCAAGCGCGTTTAGATCAGCCGGCTCTTGATTATGTACAATTCCAAGGTGGACGTATGTTTGAAGCCTACACAGCGATGCTTGAAGAAGAACTAGCTGCCATTCAACAAGCCTATCAACGAGAAATTGCTGATATCTTTGCTGGTTTACGTTCTGCTTTAGAAGAAAAAGTGGATATTCCGTACTATGAAGAAGTATTGGCGAAAATGAAAAGAAAGCATTCTTAA
- a CDS encoding type III polyketide synthase, giving the protein MAYVLSSAHAELPYALTQDAIMEFSRELFGESFKNIERLLQAFKNGQVQTRYLSNHLDWFKEDRTFAERNDMYIDQAVQFGVEAVKKCLTNERFLKREVAESEIDAFFYISSTGLATPTIEARIMNILPFRPHTKRIPIWGLGCAGGASGLARAFDYCQAYPKAKVLVLSVELCSLTFQKRDISKSNIIGTSLFSDGVSCILVCGDDVPAAELSSRGQQFHVLASQSTLMPDSLDVMGWNVKDEGLYVVFSKDIPTIVKQWLKPNVTAFLEEYNVTLQDIRYFVAHPGGKKVIEAYQEALGFDEEMTLISMEVLKEFGNMSSATVLYVLERFMERGGIRGEYGLAAALGPGFSSELVLMRWN; this is encoded by the coding sequence ATGGCTTATGTATTGTCTTCAGCTCATGCAGAGTTGCCTTATGCGTTAACACAGGACGCGATTATGGAGTTCTCAAGAGAGCTTTTTGGAGAATCATTTAAGAATATCGAACGATTATTACAAGCATTTAAAAATGGACAAGTGCAAACGCGTTATTTGTCCAATCATCTAGACTGGTTTAAAGAAGACCGGACCTTTGCGGAAAGAAACGACATGTATATCGACCAAGCGGTTCAATTCGGTGTAGAGGCGGTTAAGAAGTGTTTAACAAATGAACGATTTTTAAAAAGGGAAGTAGCAGAGAGCGAAATTGATGCTTTTTTTTACATATCTAGTACAGGACTTGCAACACCAACGATTGAAGCTCGAATTATGAATATTCTCCCATTCCGTCCACATACCAAAAGGATTCCGATTTGGGGGCTTGGGTGTGCGGGGGGGGCGAGCGGACTTGCGCGCGCTTTTGACTATTGTCAAGCTTATCCTAAAGCAAAGGTGCTTGTACTTAGTGTAGAGCTTTGTAGTTTAACGTTTCAGAAACGGGATATTTCTAAAAGCAATATCATTGGAACATCGCTTTTTTCCGATGGGGTAAGCTGTATTTTAGTATGCGGAGACGACGTGCCGGCAGCGGAGCTTTCCAGTAGAGGCCAGCAGTTTCATGTGCTTGCGAGTCAATCAACACTTATGCCTGATTCATTAGATGTTATGGGCTGGAATGTGAAAGATGAAGGACTGTATGTTGTGTTTTCAAAAGATATTCCAACAATTGTGAAACAATGGCTAAAACCGAATGTTACAGCCTTTCTTGAAGAATATAACGTGACATTGCAAGATATTCGCTACTTTGTGGCGCATCCAGGTGGAAAGAAAGTGATTGAGGCTTATCAAGAGGCACTAGGATTTGATGAAGAGATGACATTGATTTCTATGGAGGTTTTAAAGGAATTTGGAAATATGTCTTCAGCGACCGTTTTATATGTATTAGAACGATTTATGGAACGTGGAGGGATCCGTGGAGAATATGGCTTAGCAGCCGCACTTGGACCTGGTTTTTCTTCAGAATTAGTCTTAATGAGGTGGAACTAA